The genomic interval TACGCGACAGCGCGACCTCTACGTCTCCGGGAGTCCGACCGCGCCTGACGTATACGATGACGTCAGCCATCGCGACCGTTATACGATGGTCTTGGGCGGCGTCCTTGGCGCTGCATTCCCGGGACTCTCGGCCGAGATTCGTCACGAGAACGGCGTCGAGTGGGGCCGTAAACTGCAGGATGGAAGCGAGGTCTCGGCGGATCCGGCCGGCGTTGGTGGCCCCGCACACGCGCTGTTTATTGGCGACTCCGGCTCCGGGAAGTCGTTCTCCACCTTACAGAAAATCGTCCGCTGGTATCTCGCTGAGGACGATCGAACGGTCGTGCTGTGCGATACCTTCGGTGACTTCGCTGGGATCGTCGAACTACTGAACGGGACGCACGTCGTTCTCGGCGGCAAGGACTCCATCAATCCGCTGAATATCTCCGAGACGCCCGAGCGCGTTCGTCAGACCGGGATCGACCCATTCGGGATGAAGATCGACGGTGTCAACGCATTCATCTCGGGTGTACTCCGCGAGCAGGGTGTCGACGCCGGCGAGTACACGACACTGATCAAGGAGACGGCATACGAGACCTACCGGAAGGCAGGGATCAAGCCGGACGACTACTCGACGCACGGCCTCGAGAGCCCGACGATGGCTGACTACATCGACACACTTCGCGAGATTGCGAACAATCCCGAAGGCCCTGCGCTCTCCGAGTCGACAATGGAGGTCACCGAGATCGAGAGCAACGCGGCGACGCTACTCCGCAAGCTCTCTGGCTTCCAGGAAGGTCGTGAGTACTCCGAACTCGCCGGGACGGGCAGTGCCGAGATCACGCCCGGCGGCGTCTCCTACCTGGATCTGCAACAGATGGAGAACGAGGGCGCGGTCGGCAAGTCCGTCATGCTGCAGCTGATGCTCGACAGAGTCTATGAGGCTGTCCAGAACGCACCCGGAGAGACGCTGTTCCTGATCGACGAGGCCCATTACCTGCTCGAGTCTGAGGAGACTGTCGAGTGGCTGCAGCGGGCGGCCCGTCACTGGAGACACTACGAGGCTGGCGTCTGGTTCGCCAGTCAGTCACCCGCGGAGTTCGTCTCCAGTGAGGACGAGGACGACCACAAAGACACGATCCGCAAGCAGGCAACGACGATCCAGTTCACACAGACGGACCTCGATCCCGAGACCGCCGAACTCTTCGATTTCAATGACCAGCAGTATGAGTTCATCAAGAAGCGGGCCACTCGAGGCGACTCGGGACAGGGGTACTCTGAGGCCTTGATCAACTTCAATGCGATTGAGGGGTGGTTCCGGACTCGAATTCGGGCATCAGACTTCGAGACGGCCGTATTGACGTATGAGCCCGAGAGCGACGTGAGCCTGGAGGAGCACATTCGCGCTGAGTATGGGGAGGTGACGGCGTAATGTCACTTCTTTCTCGGCTGTTCGGTGACAATGCCTCAGATCCGAATCCATCGAACTACGCCTCGACACGGCTCACGAGTTCGCACACACAGACCGCAGACGAGACACCTGGTGTCCTCCTGCAGATCCAACCACATGCCGAGAACCAGGGTATGGTCGACGCTGCAGGCCTGCTCCAGTCGGTCCACGACGTAACGACCAACTTCCGTGGCAAGAACACGAGCGACTCGCACACGTACGAACTCTGGTTCGACGGCGAGCGCATTCGGTTCTTCATGCATGCCGCGAACGAGGCCGCGGCCGACAAGTTCCGCCGGCGCGTCGGCAACAACTACGCCAACAGCGCCGTTTTCGAGGCCGGCGGCGAGGGCTTCCCGCCGCTCGAGGCAGGTGAGTACGTCGCCGGTGCTCGCCTGAGCCTTGCGCGACACTACTACTATCCGATTCATCACTTCCGCGACGGCGAGGGGTTCGAGCGCGACCCCTACGGCGAGATCACCAGCGAGATGCTCTCGACCGAGGAGACGGCCGTCGTCGTCCAGGTCGCATTCCGCCCGGAGCCGGCGAATTGGACCGACGGCGGATGGCACGGCGAATCCGTCGATGATGTCGCCGAGGGCCTTCGCGACGGTCACGTGAAGGGCTGGATCAATCCCCGCGTTCGGGACGCATCCTCGAAAGAGAAACAGTCGGCGAAGATTGTCGAGCAACAGCGCGGGCAACAGGCCTTTAGCACGAATATCCGCGTTCTCGCGGCCTCTCCAAACCAGACCGAGGCCGAAGCTCGCGCTCGAGGGGTGGCGGGGATGTTCGTGAAGTACTACAACGCGACGACGGAGCAAGGATTCGTCGCCGAGTCGGTCTCTGATGCCCGGACGCTGATCAACGACGTCCACTCGAGGGCATGGTCCGATCGGGAGATGATCTTGACCGTCGACGAACTCGCCAGCGCTGCACACATCCCGAACGAGGAGATCGAGACGCCACGGATCGACTGGAAACATACGCAAGAGGGCTCGCGTGTTCCTGCGGACTCGAACAAGAGTGAGACTCGATGAAGCTGTTTGGATCAAGCTCTACTGACGACAGCGACGAGAACGAGGACATCCAGGACGACGAGACGACCGTCACGGGGGAGACGTACGATATCACGCCGACTGGTGTGGAACGTATCGGCGGCGTCGAGGCCATCACAGAGACCGAAGCGGAAGGCGTCGTCGCCGGCCCTGCTGTCCGTCGGATTCTCGAGGAGGGCCACAGCAATCCAGAGAAGGACTTGTGGGTCGGATACACCGAAGATCCGCAAGAAGGGTTCCGCGAGGCCGGAATTCCGTTCGGGTCACTTGCCCAACACCTCTGGGTAGCTGGCGTCTCTGGCGCCGGCAAAACGACGGAACTACTCAACTGGATGATCCAGTTGGCGTACTCTGGACACGGGTTCGCGTACTTCGATCCCAAGGGCAAGGACTCACGGGAACTACTCCGGAAACTCCCAGAACATCGGCTCGATGACGTGGTTTGGATTGAGCCGGGGACCGAGAAAGACCAGGAGATCGGTCTGAACCTGCTTGATGTCCCAGATACAGACAGTGAAGTTGAACTCGAGACGGGAATTGAAAGCCGACTCGAGAACCTGAAAGCCGCGTTAGCCGCGAAAGGCGAACTCCACGCGACGATGGAGTCAGTGACCGAATCGATGGCTCGAGCCATGATGAAGGCGAACGCCGACCCGGAGCGGCCCAACTACGGCGTCATTGACTTCTATTTCATCCTCTTGAACCAGGAGCGACGGGAGACGTTCGCTGAGGAGTGTCCCGATCCATACGTCGGCGAGTTCCTCGAGCAAGTCGCCGAAATGGACGAGGAACAACTCCGTCCGCTCATGAAGCGCGTGAAAGCGTGGGTTGAGAACGGCGTCGTGCGTCGGATCATTGCCCGGCGAGAGTCAACGATCGACTGGCGTGCCCTCATCGACGAGGACCGGATTGTCGTCCTTCGCACGCCTGTCGACAGTACAGACGTGAAACGACTGACGACACTCGCCGCGATGCGTGGGATTTGGTCAGCAGTGCAAAACCGGTCGTACGAGACGATGGACCCGGATCCCTACTTCATATTTGCCGACGAGTTCGACGACATCGCCAGTGAGCAGCTTGATATCAAATCGATGCTCGCGAGAGCGCGATCGATGAACCTGAGCGTCACTGCTGCCGTCCAATACCCGTCACAACTCGACGAGAGCGTGTTGAAGCCGTTCAAGAATAACGCTGACAATCTGGTCACATTCAAGGCGAACGACGCCGATGACGCGAGAATCTTGACAGACCGGTTCAAGGGGTACAATCCAGAAGACCTCATACAAACAGAGCAGTACAAGGTGTGGACTCGACTCCCAACCGGCGGCGGCGAGTACTCAAGGCCGCTGAAACTCTCGGCGTTCGCGCCCTACCCGCCGCTCCGGGACAAAGACGCCGTCGACGAGATTATCTCCGACAGTCTCGAGCGGTACGGCGAGCAGCCACTCACTGACGAACAGATTCAGCGCGAGCTGCCGTTTGGTGGACTCGCCGAGTCGGGGGTCGATCTCCTTACCGACGAGAGCACGCAAGGAGACGTCTGCAAGGCCGTCCATGACGAAGCACTCCGGTCGGACCGGGATGACCTCTCGATCCCACTCGAGGAGTGCGAGGACGCGATTCGGGCCGTGCTCCCGGCACATGACGAGACTCGGACAGACAGCCGAGAACGTCTCTGGCGGAACGTTCTGCAGCCGATCCCCGAGTCGATGCTCTCAGAGACCGAGCGAGACGGTGCGCTGTGGCTGTCCGTCGGCAACGAGACTGTATCGGCCATCCAGGACGTAGGCGACGACGAGAGTTCCGGTGGCGCACTGCACGCGCTCGTTCTGCAGGACGCGTACCCCGCGTTCAACGAGCTCGGTGCCGACGTGGCAATCGCCCAGCAAGGCGAGGGCACCAAGAGACTTCCAGATGGGACGCTTGATCCGATGCCGCTGCTCGAGGTCGACAGTGACGCTGATCCAGTGGCGATCGCCGAAGCGCTCGAGGAGTTCCGCGAAGAGTATCCGACGGTCGACGCTCTCACTGGTGGCCGAGAGGCCGTTCTCGAGGCCGAGAAGAGCACGGGATCGACGAAACAGGGACAGACCGTCCGCAACCTTGCGAGTGCGTTCAGCGAGGGCAAGACGTGTCTATTCGTCTGCCGAGAGGATGTCGCCGAGAACGTCTGGAAAACGCTGGCCGAGGAGCCACGAGGCGCTCGAGAGCAACACTCCGTTTCCGGAGAAACTCGGTTCTACAACCTTCGACCCCTGAGTATTGACGGGGAAAGAGTGTATCGTCCCGGCGCTCGCGAAGACGTCTGGGTCCGCGACGAAACCACCGACGAGATCATCCTCCGAGACGGCGCCGGCGAAGTGCACGCTCGGTTCCCCGACGCCAAAAGTGTCTTTACCGACGTCGATCGCTATCCTGCCGTCGGCGATCAGGCTGGCGACGACATGCGGATGATCAAGACACCGATCATCCCCGAGTTCGAGTTCGATGGCGAGATCCCGGAGCCCGGCAAGGACTGGTACATCGTCGTGGTGCCGACGCCCGACGAGGACGAAACGCTGTCCGCTGACGACCTCAAGGTCTACGTTGACGGGATGACCGTCCCGCTCTCGAGTCTCGGTCGTGACGATCGTGACGGCCAGGATGACAGCGACGACACCGCCGACGAGTTCCAGGACGACACGGACGACGGGGAACAGTCGGTGGATCAGAATGGCGGCGAGAGCGGCTTACTAGAGCGATTCTAAGCGGTCATGATGATCTTCGACGATATCAGCCATACGATTAAACTCGGTCTTTATCGCCTCGAGGTCGGTCTCGAGTTCGTCGATTCGGTTGTTCAGTCCCTCGAAGGTCTGCGGTCGATCCTCGCGTCCTTCCTCAACGTCGATCCTCTCAAGGAGGTCAGCACCGGCGTCTGTCAGAGACCACACAATCGCATCATCTCCTCCGCCAACGTTCTGGCGACCGACGTCCTCCAAGAGAGACCACTCCTCAAGCTTTCCGAAGTGCCAGCCAAAGCTACCCTCAGGGACGTCGGTCCGCTGGCGGATCTCTGCTGCGTTAGCTTCTCCGCCGAGGCCACGGACCGTCTCGAGGATCGATCGGCGGTGATCGCCAAGCTGATCGAACGACACGGACTCCTCGCTTTCTTGAGAGTCGGCCATGGGAGTGATAACGGGCCATAGAGTGATAGAATTATCGCCTTTTATCCCTACAACCGAATACATAGAATGGGAATCAACCGTCGGCGGGACATAGGCCGGGCGAAACAAGAAATCAGAATGTATCAGTCTCTCGAGCAACGCGACGAGAGCGCTACCTAAGCAGACAGAGTCCGACACGAGTGGAACGAATCACGCCACGAGTTCAAAAGCGAGAGTGTCGGGACTGGTCAGTTATTCTACTTTGTCGTACTTCCGACGAGTGCAACAGCAGAGGTGGCACCCGAATAGATCGCAGTAGAGAGGGAGGACGAGATGACGCGAACAGGGGCACCCCAGCGGGCGCACAGAGCCGTCAGAAACTCGAGTGAGCACCAGGTATCCAGAGTAGGGAACAGCCAGCAGTGGGACAGTCCACTCGAGAGCGACGGCGAGGAAGACAGCTGGAATGAGACTGTGGGACAGTCAGGGCGTGCCGGACCCAGAGCAGAAAGACGCAGAGACGAAAGGGGAAGAGGGACAGTCCAGCAATGCGAGCAGCGGCCCGGAGAGCAGAGTGTATCGCCCAGCAGGACAGTCAGCACCGAGAGCGCCGACAGCGCCGCCATCCAGAACAGCGAGACACTGCGAACACGTGAACTCGAGCAGTGGGATTCCGGAGACCACGTAACGATAGCGACAGCGTGGCTGTAAGACAACCGAGGACAGTCGGCTCTGTTGAATCCCTTAACTGGAGACAGGTTTAACACCCTCAGCGATAAATACAGGGGGTTCACTTATCGGTGCAGGCAGTACATTGTTACTCTGTATGCCCGAAGAAGTTCTGTTCAAATCAGAGAGCAGCCAGACTCGAGAAGAAATCGCATCGTATCTTCACAGTGTTGCTGAGAAGCTTGAACAAGGTGATGCGGTCACACTAAAATCAGGTTCCGAATCCGTGACGATGGAACCGCCAGCCCGCCCGACGTTTGAGGTCAAAGCCGAACGCGAAGGACCGACGGACGGTCCCGGTGAATTGAGTATCGAGTTCGAACTCGAATGGGAGGAGAACGGCGGTGAGGGAGACGGCGAGAGCGGCCAGTTAGAAATTGAGTGATCAGTTCGCATCTCTCTGTAACAGCTGTTTCAGACAACATCACATCTGAAGAATATGATTTCGATAGGGCTGGACAGTCCTCTGTCGCCGAATAGGCCGACAAAGACACACAGCGTCAGCGTGGGGTGCCAGCCGGTGGGACCGGCATCTTGGGTGCCAACGTGAGTGACACAAGTTAATTCACCTCGTCGTGATGCACTGCCGGGGTGCCAACCGTCCCACGCACGACTAGGGTGCTGGTGTGATGAGACGGAGGGAGACCAATGTAAACAGCACGAGAGCACCAGTGAGGTGCCAGTATCGACGCCCCATCTGGGTGCCACCGTGACTGCACTAGTTAGGTTCTGTCTTGTGCGAAACACTGCGCTTCCAGCAACAGCTCACGTGGACTCGAGTTCAAGATTAAACTCGACAGCAGTAGGGGACTGTCACTTGCGAGCTCCAGTTCAGTAGGACCATCCACGAGCGACACGGCGCCGTGTCAGCCAACACGCGACAGGGGGACTGTCAGTTCTGGCAACCAGCATGTCCTGGACTCCGGCGGCTTCCAGCCGAGTGGACTGTCAGCCCTTACGATCAGCATATCACTGAACTCGAGCAACAACAAGTGACTGTCCATCGTGCGTGTTCCAGAGGGTGTCAGAGAACGATCCGCCTGCCGTTCTTTTCACCCAGTCTGTTGCGAACTTATCGGTTCAAACGACAGGTTTAGAACGCTTGCACTAGTTCCGTGAGTGCGTACACAATAGCGACGATCCCGACTAGAAGCCCTATCGTACCCAGAAGTTGATTTCGTGGAACAACGGTTGTTTGAGACACGACCAGCAAGGCCATTAGTATGACGAGAACAGCGAGTAATCGGTCGGTGCGGTCGGACATATGACAACATCATATCCGTTTGATGTGAATCGTTCGGTTCCTCACCTGTACTTACCGTTTGTCGGGTAGTCACAGAGAGGTATGGGAACTTTTCTCCGCCATCATATATTCCAGTGTATCACTGAACTCGAGTTCATGCTTGAACTCTACAGCAGCAGGGACTGTCAATTGCGAGCTCTGTTCCAGGTCGACTGTCCACCGGTCGCCAGCAACGGCGGCCACGGTGTGGTGCTAGGCGTTCGCCACGATCCTGTCCATTCGGGCACCGGTCGTCCGTCCGTTGCCGCTGCCTTGTGACCAGGCTCGAGGGATGATAGATCGATAGTGATAACGGAGCTATTTTGGATAAGGATCCTAATAGAACAGATATCATGTACGATTTAACTGGATTCCAGCGAGACCTGCTGTACGCTGTCGCTGGGTTTGACAAGCCTCACGGCCTTGCCATCAAAGAAGAACTGGAGAATTACTACGAGAAAGAGATTCACCATGGCCGACTGTATCCGAATCTGGATACCCTTGTTGATAAAGGATTGGTTGAGAAAGGTGAGAAGGATCAGAGAACAAACGTATACAGTATCACCAGACGCGGCCAGCGGGAATTTGAGGCTCGTCGAGAGTGGGAAGATCAGTACGTCGACCTCTGATCACTCAGAAGGTGCAATAGTACAGACTTCGGCAGAACTGAGATTCTTGCAACTGCACTCTCCATCGTCACGGGATTCCATACTCCTCCAACTATCGTCATCGTAAGCCAGATCCGCTAATAACCTGGTTCTCGCCTAACTGAGTGGATTTGCGGTATCGTGTGACGCTGCTGAGCGCTTCCAGTCGATGATCCGTCGCGACGGCTGGGAACGTGAGGAGCACCGTCGAGTTGAGGAGGGGCTGGTCGAGGTCCAGTACTGGCAGGCGATCGAGCCGTACAAGGCCGACTTTTGGGAGATGTTCTGGGTCGGGATGATAGGGGTCCACTATCCTGAGTGGCAGTGGCGACGGCAGCCACGGACTGGACTTGCGGAGTTTATGGGTGGGGTCAGCGTGAGCGGAAACACACACTCTACGGGCGGTACTGAACGTACTGTCGGTGATGAAGGGATGGTGATCATCGAACCATCTCGTGATTGGGCCAGTGACTCGGTTGATGACCGCCACTCTATGGGAGGGGCTGGAACCGAGTGTAGAGAGGGGTTGTATCTACTACCCCATTCATATCGACAGTGGACTATTCAGTCAGCGTTCGCTTCTCCAGTTTCGTCCGAGAACGCTGGGAGCGGCTTGAACACTGTTCCACCACAGGATGCACACCCCTTCCGATTCCCGATTGGTCGTATATCTCCGTTTGGAAGCTTGAAAGCCGCATACATCGACCCGCAGTCTTCGCACGCTGCCACGAGTCGAGTGCGTTCCCTACCCTTCATTTCCTCTGAATTGACTTACACCACAGAAAAGCATGCTGTGAGGACAACAGTAGTAACCAGACTCCTTGTTACAGCAGTAGTAACAGAAGATCGCTCAGTAGACACGAGAAAACAGCGTCGTGACTCAGGGGGTTCGGCGTGAAAGAAAGTGATGCCCGCGGCCTCGAGCGTCCTTCCAAACCGGATGGAGCGATTAGCGGAACACTCTGGAAGTTCGACTGCCAACTCGCCCGGACTCATGCGACATTCGAAGGCCATGATGTGCCGCTACGCGCCGTATTCGAGGGCTACGACCGCGTGTTGCACCCGTTGATCCGTAGCTGGCGAGTCGGTGAGACTCGGGAGACACTCCGGTCGAAATTCGCGGGGATGCTACTATGAGCATAGATACCTCGGAACTCCGAATGCATACCTACGGCTGCGGCGGGATCGACGTTCGACCGGCCAACGATCATCCCGAGCGCTGTCCGTACACCTCACGACGATCCGGATCTCGAGTACGACGTGATGCGCCTGTACGACCGAACTCGAGACATTCGAGATCGCTCGAGCGCGTGCGACGTGTGTTCCCGAAGAGGGGCACGATGAGTAGCAACTGTCGGAATTGTGGCGCACATCATTCAGATCGGTACAGTCGTGTGTTCGGGGAGACCGATGGGATCTTGCACGCCTGCTCGAAGTGTCGTGATCAGCGGTTGATGTACCATGGCGCAGGGGTCGTCCCAGATATCTGACAATGGTGACGATTCTCTTGGAGGATGGTGAAGTAGAACGGTTCGACTCGTACCAGCCACTCGGCAATGGCTGGATTCGCTGCCGTTGTTCGGACCCTTCACCGCGCAAGAAACTTTCCGAGACGACGGAGTACTACAAGGAATCTAAGATAGCTCGGATAGAGATCTAGCTACTCTCATTTTGGGCTGGAATTGGTGGATTTGAATGTCGGAGTTTGTGTATGACTGCGACATCAAGAATCAACCGCGAGTCTAGGCCGATTGCAGCATATACCCAAGATCAGTCGCCATTGATCTTGACAGCGGTCTCATCAATAGCGACCCACGACGGCTGCGCCGTCGGCGGGTCTGGAACGCTGTCAGCCAGCCAATGTACCCACTGCTAGATTGCTTGATGAGACCGTTCAACGCCGAGCAAGCGAAGAATCACTTGTGTTTCTCGAAGCGAACAACCGGTCGCGTGGAGCCGGACGGCGAACGCCCAGACGGGCGTCACCGTCCGTTCCCGCTCCCACGATTCATCAAATTCCGCCGCGTAGCACTCGCTGAGCAGGTCTGCGAGTGACATAGCTAAACTAACTGGGCGAGCAGACTACAATGCGGTGTGATGCCGTGCCAGTAGAAGAGAGATGCGATGCCCTAGATCGGATGGAGCCTACGATACATCTAATTTAGTAGATTATCCTGTCTTGTTCGTAGGCCAGATCAATCGCCGCCGTTCTCGAGGATCTCGTCGACAGCCTGCGCCATCTCACTGGCCTGAATGTCCTGGTAGGACTCGTCGGTGACGTCCATTGACGTGCGCCGGAGCGATTTCTGTGCGACCTCCGCGTGGCCCTTTTTGTACAGTTCGTGGCCGATTCCACGGCGTGCGCCGTGGGGTTTCAGATACTCACCATTGTCCGGATCGTACTCAAGGCCGTCATACGCGACGTCCAACTGCTCCGAGAGCCGTTGCAGGATCGATCGGGTTCGTCGACAGGGACGGCGGCACTTCGTGTTCGCGATAACTACAGGTGCGAACTGAGTGTTGGATTCATTCGACCATATCAAATCATTTTATAGAAGAGATTGACCGTTAGCTGCTATTATTGCTCTTCAGTATCAGCACGAGGGAGTCGAGCAACTGATAACCAGAAAGTTTCGAACGCTTGGATTATTTTCTTGAGTTCCTCGGGGTCTCCAGGCTTCATTAGACAGCCGTTTGCATTTTGTTTATATATTTTGCGGACTTCTTGTTTGGGTACTGAACCAGTTGTTACAATTACGGGAATGTGATTGTGGGCAGGGTCACTGTTCATTTCCTCCAAAACTACTTCACCAGCCATGTCTGGAAGATGCCAGTCGAGGATGATGAGGTTCGTTGATGGAGCATCAGTGTACTCGCCACGCTGATTCACGAAATCAAGCGCGTCCGATCCAGTTGTAACAATAGAAAGTAAGTCTGCGAGTCCCAAGTCCTCGCTCACCTCCTTGACGAGACGCGCGTCACCCGGATTATCCTCTACAAGCAGGATGGTTGAGTGGGAATTTACGTCTGTATCCCGATCAGCGCCGGGTGACATTGCAAGCAAAATCATCATCCCCTTGCTTATAAATCTAACACAGACAACACTTGATAAACTATTGGTGAATTACCCTTTCTAATTCAAAACGGTCGCTGCTCCGTCACCTACTTGTCCTCTGTGTAACAGCTGTTTCAGACAACATCTCGTCTGAAGAATAGGATTTCAACAGGGTCAAATCTGGTGTCTTCCTCGCGTGATCTCGAGTGGACTGCCCATCTTGCGTGTTCCAGAGGATGTCAGAGACCGATCCGCCTGCCGTTCTGTTCACCCACTCTGGAGGGAACTATCCGTTCACTACACTTGCGTACTGAACAGTCCGTACTCATCACCGAACTTGTCGAAATTCGGTTCCGCCACAGGGACAGTCAGCACCGGTTCCAATCAATCGGATTTTCCCATCTGGCCAGAGACGAGCAGCGTATGACGAACTGCAATCAGTATAGATGGCTACGATTCGGTTAGCATCCTGTGCACTTTGCATATCTCGCTTTGAGCCAGCTATCGACTTCTCTGTGAGACCTACCCAGTTAGGATTGCTTTC from Haloterrigena sp. KLK7 carries:
- a CDS encoding PadR family transcriptional regulator; its protein translation is MYDLTGFQRDLLYAVAGFDKPHGLAIKEELENYYEKEIHHGRLYPNLDTLVDKGLVEKGEKDQRTNVYSITRRGQREFEARREWEDQYVDL
- a CDS encoding response regulator, encoding MSPGADRDTDVNSHSTILLVEDNPGDARLVKEVSEDLGLADLLSIVTTGSDALDFVNQRGEYTDAPSTNLIILDWHLPDMAGEVVLEEMNSDPAHNHIPVIVTTGSVPKQEVRKIYKQNANGCLMKPGDPEELKKIIQAFETFWLSVARLPRADTEEQ
- a CDS encoding amphi-Trp domain-containing protein; translated protein: MPEEVLFKSESSQTREEIASYLHSVAEKLEQGDAVTLKSGSESVTMEPPARPTFEVKAEREGPTDGPGELSIEFELEWEENGGEGDGESGQLEIE
- a CDS encoding type IV secretion system protein VirD4; the protein is MKLFGSSSTDDSDENEDIQDDETTVTGETYDITPTGVERIGGVEAITETEAEGVVAGPAVRRILEEGHSNPEKDLWVGYTEDPQEGFREAGIPFGSLAQHLWVAGVSGAGKTTELLNWMIQLAYSGHGFAYFDPKGKDSRELLRKLPEHRLDDVVWIEPGTEKDQEIGLNLLDVPDTDSEVELETGIESRLENLKAALAAKGELHATMESVTESMARAMMKANADPERPNYGVIDFYFILLNQERRETFAEECPDPYVGEFLEQVAEMDEEQLRPLMKRVKAWVENGVVRRIIARRESTIDWRALIDEDRIVVLRTPVDSTDVKRLTTLAAMRGIWSAVQNRSYETMDPDPYFIFADEFDDIASEQLDIKSMLARARSMNLSVTAAVQYPSQLDESVLKPFKNNADNLVTFKANDADDARILTDRFKGYNPEDLIQTEQYKVWTRLPTGGGEYSRPLKLSAFAPYPPLRDKDAVDEIISDSLERYGEQPLTDEQIQRELPFGGLAESGVDLLTDESTQGDVCKAVHDEALRSDRDDLSIPLEECEDAIRAVLPAHDETRTDSRERLWRNVLQPIPESMLSETERDGALWLSVGNETVSAIQDVGDDESSGGALHALVLQDAYPAFNELGADVAIAQQGEGTKRLPDGTLDPMPLLEVDSDADPVAIAEALEEFREEYPTVDALTGGREAVLEAEKSTGSTKQGQTVRNLASAFSEGKTCLFVCREDVAENVWKTLAEEPRGAREQHSVSGETRFYNLRPLSIDGERVYRPGAREDVWVRDETTDEIILRDGAGEVHARFPDAKSVFTDVDRYPAVGDQAGDDMRMIKTPIIPEFEFDGEIPEPGKDWYIVVVPTPDEDETLSADDLKVYVDGMTVPLSSLGRDDRDGQDDSDDTADEFQDDTDDGEQSVDQNGGESGLLERF